gaaagaatgaggaaaaaaatgttttagatcacaaatagttactttaaaaaacatttccttaaaagagtttggaaagttcatataaagatgttgatttagtcagaatgtttgtttaggtcgacccagtgttagcattagcattagccgtcctatgggaaattccattatacattagcatcaagctagcgggctTTTGTTTGATATGCtagatcaatctctatttttaatggatcgattattgatctttgaagcttagatcgattcagatcgatGAACCGGTTTCGTTAAGCCAGCCCTCGTGAAAACAGTTGCAGTCGGCTGAGTCGATTGGCTGAGGGTACCCCAGGTGGAGGTGTCCTGTCGATGTGCAGAGCTGTTACCAGATGAAGCGGGCCATCGGTGCCGCTAACAGAACGGCTTTTCTCATTTAAGATGGGCGCTTACCTGTGACGTTGGCCCgaaggaggaggagcatcatgggaaaatgtgaaaagtcaataaaaaaataaaatattttcaaaatttgaacattttccttGAGCAGAGTCTCAGTCATGACTTTGGTCCAAGATGGCGGCGCTCACATAGACAGGAAGTCTTACACAACAGCGCCCCCACATGAGCAGCTGCTGAAACTGCATCGTTATGGAGGCAGAAACAAAGGTTTTAATCATGATCTGCTAGGTCAGTGTGGAGGACTGTTAGGGTCTGGAGGTACCAGACTTTGGTTTCCATAGCAACATGACGTTTGTCTCCACCGGGCTGCCAGGTTCTGCACGAGTACTGGATGGTGCTGCGGAATCACGTGTCGGCCATCGACGAGCTGGGCATGGCCACGGAGAGGCTGCGCGTCCGTCTGCCGGACGAGCCCAAGCCCAAGCTGCTGCACATCATCGAACCGCACGAGGTCCGACCCGACCCGCTCTCTGGTTTCCCTCTGAAGTGTTCCCGCCTGAAGCCGCTcttctgtctgcaggtggagcAGAACCGAGTCAAGCTTCTGAACGACCAGGCGGTGGCCAAGTCTCAGCTGCAGAAGAAGCTGGGACAGTTTCTGTACCTCACTAACCTGGAGAAGGTAACCGCACTTCACGGAGAGCCGCAGCATCCGAGCCGTTCCAACCCAAGCTGTCCTGATCTGAGCTGTTCCGACCCGAGCCGTTCTGATCCGAGCCGTTCCGACCCGAGCCGTTCTGATCCGAGCTGTTCCAACCCGAGCCGTTCTGATCCGAGCTGTTCCAACCCGAGTTGTCCTGATCCGAGCTCTTCTGATCCGAGCCGTTCTGATCTGAGCTCTTCTGATCCGAGCCGTNNNNNNNNNNNNNNNNNNNNNNNNNNNNNNNNNNNNNNNNNNNNNNNNNNNNNNNNNNNNNNNNNNNNNNNNNNNNNNNNNNNNNNNNNNNNNNNNNNNNNNNNNNNNNNNNNNNNNNNNNNNNNNNNNNNNNNNNNNNNNNNNNNNNNNNNNNNNNNNNNNNNNNNNNNNNNNNNNNNNNNNNNNNNNNNNNNNNNNNNNNNNNNNNNNNNNNNNNNNNNNNNNNNNNNNNNNNNNNNNNNNNNNNNNNNNNNNNNNNNNNNTCCGACCCGAGCCGTTCCGACCCGAGCCGTTCTGATCCGAGTTGTCCTGATCCAAGCCGTTCCGATCCGAGCCGTTCCGACCCGAGCCGTTCTGATCCGAGCCGTTCCGACTCGAGCCGTTCTGATCCGAGCCGTTCCGACCCGAGCCGTTCCGACCCGAGTTGTCCTGATCCGAGCCGTTCTGATCCGAACCCTTCTGATCCGAGCTGTTCTTCTTCAAGTCCCAGGACAAGTCCACCGGCGGGCTGAACCCAGAACCGTGTCCCATCTGTGCCCGGCCTCTGGGCCAGGAGGTGAGTCTCCTCCACGCTCAACTCCCAGCAGCCCCACACCGTCTCTGATGCCGTCGTCTCCGCCCACAGTGGGCGGTGCTGACCTGCGGCCACTGCTTCTGTAACGAGTGCATCTCCATCATCGTGGAGCAGTACAGCGTGGGCTCGCGGCGCCGAGCCATCAAGTGCGCCATCTGCAGGCAGACCACGTCCCACACAGAGATCTCCTACGTCTTCACCACGCAGGCCAGCAGCCAGGACCAAGACGTCCCCGTGAAGGTCAGCCCCGCCGACCCCCCAGACCGAGACCCGGTTTCCCTCAGGTCCCACAATCCTCTCTTCTCCTGTTTTAGGGAAGCCATTCCACCAAGGTGGAGGCCGTGGTGAGGACGCTGAAGAGGATCCAGATCCGGGATCCCGGGGCCAAGTGTCTGGTCTTCTCCACGGTAACCGCTCCTTCTCTTCGACTTCGCTCCGGCCTGTGGGTTTGGGTCTGACCGGGCTGCTCTGGTTCTGAACAGTGGCAGAACGTTCTGGACATCATCGCCAAGGCCTTGTTTGACAACAACATGGAGTTCTCCCAAATCAACGGGATCCACAAATTCCAGGTTAGTCCGTCCTGCCGGGAACACCGGCGATGCGTCTCCTGACCGTTGACGGTCTGCCGGTTCTGTCCTAGGAGAACCTCAGCTCCTTCAAGTACGAGGACCAGATCaacatcctcctcctccccctccacaCGGGCTCCAACGGGCTGAACATCATCGAGGCCACCCACGTCCTGCTGGTGGAGCCCATCCTCAACCCCGCCCACGAGCTGCAGGCCATCGGCAGAGTGCACCGCATCGGACAGACCAAGTCAGTCGGTGGTTCTGTGAAACAGTGACGGTTAGAGCGGTACCAGTGTGGCTGGGCTCAGAGCAGAGCAGGTGTCCGGCGGGTCGGTGTGGTTCTACAGAGACCTGCTGTGCTCTGAAgacctgcagctccttcagGGTCAGCCTTTCCTGCTGTTTACATCAAACAGGAGGAAAGGCTGATCCTGAAGGAGCTTCTGcttcagcttcttctgtttgatcttcagcttcttctgtttgatcttcagcttcttctgtttgatcttcagcttcttctgtttGATCTCCAGCTTCTGTTTgatcttcagcttcttctgtttgatcttcagcttcttcagttTGATCTTCAGCTTCNNNNNNNNNNNNNNNNNNNNNNNNNNNNNNNNNNNNNNNNNNNNNNNNNNNNNNNNNNNNNNNNNNNNNNNNNNNNNNNNNNNNNNNNNNNNNNNNNNNNNNNNNNNNNNNNNNNNNNNNNNNNNNNNNNNNNNNNNNNNNNGGTACCAGTGTGGCTGGACTCAGAGCAGAGCAGGTGTCCGGCGGGTCGGTGTGGTTCTACAGAGACCTGCTGTGCTCTGAAGACCTGGAGCTCCTTCAGGGTCAGCCTTTCCTGCTGTTTACATCAAACAGGAGGAAAGGCTGATCCTGAAGGAGCTTCTGcttcagcttcttctgtttgatcttcagcttcttcagtttgatcttcagcttcttcagtttgatcttcagcttcttctgtttgatcttcagcttcttctttttgatcttcagcttcttctgtttgatcttcagcttcttctttttgatCTTCAGTTTCAGGTTCTTTCAGCCGGTGAAGGTCCACGCCAAACTTTAGGATTGTCACTATCAGTTTTAGGACTTCTCATGTCCTCAGCTGGAtctgaatttaaacaaataaaaacaccttAATGACCCCCCGTTTACAGAGGTCACTGTGAAAGATGAACCGGGTCATGAAGATCTGAGTCTCTAACATCTGAGGTCCATAAATCTGTGGTTCTGATCGGCCCGCTTCTGTCTTTCAGGCCGACGTTTGTTCACAGATTCCTCATCAAGTCCACCATAGAGGAGCGGATGCAGGCCATGCTGAAGACGCAGGAGAAGAGGTGGGAGCCCCCCCCCACAAATACCCCCCAGTTTACCTCCCAATAATCGTATTTGTACAGGAGAACGATCTCACACACGGGGGGGCTATGTGTACGAGGTGACCCCCCATGCTGGACCAGCAAGGAACAATCATAAAAGACCTAAAAACATGAGATGTAACTTCACAACTTCAGTTTCAGGACTGTTTAAACAGACATAAACTGGTTTAGGCTCAACCAGTTTATGTCTGTTTACATGTCGTTAAATTGGTTTCAGGAAGTTTATACCAATCTATTTAAAATGGTTAAATCACCttttaatatcttttaaaatgtgtttaaactgGTTCAATCTGGTTTTATATCCACCTGTTTAAACCGGTTTCTGACCACTGATTTAAACCAGTTTAAACCCATTGTAAAAGGTTTAAACTGGCTCACACACCTATTGACGCCAGTTTAAACTGGTGTATACCCACAGATTGAAACcagtttaacccttgtgctgtctcatgggtccagatgacccacttttaatgtagacACACCTAGGACAGCACATGGGTTACACTGGTTCAAACTAGTTTAGACCTGCCTATTGAAGCCAGTTTAAACTGGTATGAACTAGTGTAGACCGGCTGGGATGTAACGATTCCATTAAGCCATGATTTAATGCGGTTCAGCTTCAAATtcatgattttgatttttttttccgatttattgatttattttttcaacacaatgaattaaagatattttatgaccaagtctgttttctttttgctccgtccatcaaactgtctgttttcctgcgaacagaaatacaaataaactcttATACAGAATACTGAGATAacgatcacaaatcctttcacaCTTTCACGCCCGCCAGCTGCTGAGCGCACCGAATGTTCAACCCGGTTCATCATTTTAACGCAGCAGCTCAgcactgaccaatcagggactcggattcgGGATTGGAGCTTCAAATCACAGAAGTGCCGAACATGATcagaaggagaaatgaatcattgcggtTTGAGTCCGTCGGGTTAATGTGACAACCATGGAGCGAGGTTCTCTCTGTTGTAGGAGGAGCCTAATGACCAGTGAAAgtacaatagaagaagaatctcctcctgGTGAGACCTGCGTGAGCGCGCTGCTCCAGTGTAAACACCTTGAACCCGGTTGAACATTCAGCGCGCTCAGTGCGTGCTCGATTTGGATGTAGAGCTCGCGACCCGACTCAAAAGCAGGCCAGGAGTTCTGATGTGCGCGCGTTTGCCTTCATTGCGCTTGGTGTGTGAGCTCCCGCGCTCAGAGGCGCACCTGCATGGAAAACTGTCAAATCGATGTTTACCTTTACCGCCTCGGTGAACACGATGACGAGATTGAATCGTTTTCTTTAtaaagaatcgttacatccttaataCCCACCTATCTAAACCAGTTTAAACTGGTTTGAACTCGTGTGTACCCACCTATCTAAACCAGTTTGAACTAGAGTATCCCCATCCTCTGAAACCAATTCAAACTGGTGTAAACCACCCATTGAAACCAGTGTGAACAGGTTTAAACCAGTTTAACACAGCGACCTTTACTGAATCCCGTTCCTCTGACGTTCCTGGTTTTCTGACCGGATCCATTCTCTGTTCCAGTCACAGCAGCGCAGCCATGAAGCACTCGGAGGCCGCCGTCCTGACCGTGGCGGACCTGGCGGACCTGTTCACCGAGGACGCCGAGTCTCTGGAGTGAAACCGCACCGCGACCACGAAAGTTTCTGCTCCTTCAGCTCTCATGGACAGAACCGGACCGTTCTGGATCAGCGCCCTCTGGCGGTCGGACAGACCCCTGAGGATCGGGATCCGAGCCCTTCTCTGTGATCTGATGATTCCTCTGGATCTGGATTCAGATCTGAACGATGAACTCCTGATGATCCGCCGGGTCGTTCCCGGCGCCGCCCGTTCTTTATTTATTGGAATAAACGCAGACGCGTCTTTTACGAATCTGTCTTCCCTCTTTGGCTTCAGGTCCGACTGTTCTCAGAGGGGGGTTACGGTCGCCCCCTGTCACTCCCTTTCCTGGGATTCCCGCTccagttaaggttttaaagccCCCACATAAAAGGGGGCCGTTCCCGGTTACCAGGCGTCCCCCGGCTGGAAGGTGTTTACAGAGTCGGCCTCGCTGTGGTGGGAGGGGCCCGGCTCGTTACCTCGGACTCCTCTGGGTCCTCCTATTCATGTGAGGAATCTCATTGTTGTGGGGGCATCATTCAGGCGGCTGGTGTTTTGGTCGGGGGGGGCTCCCTCTTCATCTAAAGGTTTCATCGGGGGGGCTCTCAGTCGGGAGGAAACGGCGGAGGGACGGCGAGGGGAACATGGCTGTCGGAGCGCTGTTTGCCTGGCTGCTGCTGGGTGGGACGATGGTCGCCGCAGACGAGGCCGTGGAGGAAGGTGAGCGGCGGAGGTCGTCTGAGGCCGGAGAGCCGCTCCGGTTCGGCCGGAAGCTTCTTCTCTGGCTGCTGTTGATGGTTGAGGAGATCTTTCCTCTGGAAGCTCCTTCAGACCATCTCACCTGTGACGACCGGCTTACTTTCCCTCCAGCAGAGCTGAACGAGACCGTCATCTGCACCAACGACCACATGGAGGTCCTCATTCCGGCCGCGTTCTTCCTCAACAAAGTTCCTCCGGTTTACGTGAGTGGAGCGGCGCCGCGGCTCAGGAGGAGGCGGACCCGGCTGACGTGTTTCTGTTGCAGGTCTGGGATCTGCACCTGAACGACCCCGAGTGCCGCGGCGTCCATGCCGGAGATGACTACGTCTTCAGCATCCGGACCAACCTGTCCGACTGCGGGACCGTCACGGTGCGCGGGCCTTCCCACCGGGTCGTTACACGTGAACGCAGACGTTTAGAACGGCGTCCACAGAGAGCAGACGTCCGCGTTTACGGTTACGGAGACAAACGGTCCCAGCTGGACGGCGGGTTTACGACGGCGTCAGGATCTCCGAAATACGGTCCGCTCGTGTTTGTTTCAGGAGACGGAATGGTGTGATGGCGAGCATAAAACCCGTCAGAGAAAGCGCAGCAGCGTGGACGGGGGCAGGTTTCTGCTGAATGAACCGGATCTCTAAATTATCAGGATTTACATGGATTTGTCCGGGGCTGAATGGGGGGGTGTAAATCCTGATCATCTTCAGCGCACGAGCGTCCTCAAACAGGCCGTTAAAGGTTATCGCCGCTCTGAGCGCCACGGCGGCCCCCCAGCACTCATGGTTTACGAGGGCGGCGAGAGCGCTCCAGATAGGGCTCGCCGCTCTGGCTTTAGCCGTGAACCGCCGTCACCCACGGCAACGCAgcaaaacagccagcaggtcCTCCTGGGGGCTCAGTCTTTAGAGTGGGGGGGTTAAGGTCTGCTGCAGGGAAAAACCTTCAGCTGAAGCAGCGCTGGCCCCGCCCACACGAGTCTGATCAGATTCAGGTTTTGAAAAtgcctcattttgaggtattttatttaaagttgtgacattgtggtgcagtaaaagatcaaactaaaaagtggctttattatgttttttaaagacttccaacctttacttaAACCACTgaggggatttttttcttcaatcttaaacaaataacataaaaaagcaacaaagaaaCATCCGGTCCGGAGTCTCTAATGCACCACATCACCTGAGGAATCCGAAACATAATGAACAGGAACTTCATATTAATCccataattcaaatgttgatgttatttattccacagtttattaaaacagcaagacagtagaaaagacatgAGAGATTTTAAAGTTTCCTTTAATGTCTTTGGGTGAATTAGATCATTCTAAAGACTagaatgaagcagaaaacagatgaaagaggaattgtttagactttttcttttctcagtaAACGTTTGCTTCATTCCGTGGACAAAAACAGgagctaaaatgtgaattttctctctaaaatgatgatttttatgcattttctcaaaaaaggAGCTTGAACGTTCTCTgaagccgttaccatgacaacgcggTGCACCGAGTATTAAAAgtccatttttgtaaaaaacaatttcaagttAAATCTAACAGGCTGAAGCTCTAATGATTTGTTTGATACGAATGTTTTCTCGAGCGGGACAAAACGCTCCTCCAGGTGTGCAGAACAGGAAGTAACCAGAAGAAAGCAGTGAAATGTCTGACTGTGATTAAGGTGATAATCCGACAGCCGAGCTCATTTTcagtttctgcatttatttgtcTACAGGTTTAGTTTtggttaaaacacatttttttcagcttcatttcagTCATCACCAGAGAAAGAGTGAAGCAGCTGAACACACACCTGCTCTGTACAAACACAGGTGTGTGCGGTTccgtctgtttttcttcttttcttcatcAGTTTTGTTCCTCCAGACCCAGAACTGAAAAACAACCTGAAATCTTTGAGGAATATGAAGTTGAGTCTAGAATCCAGAGCCCTGCGGCTGATGTCTCGTGTTCTGTGAGGATCATCAAACTGCAGCTCAGCGTCAGGTTCTCCTCACAGCTCAAACCCTCAGACCACGTGTGACTAGAACAGACTCGGGGGTGTCTTCTTGTGGTTGCCATGGCGATGGGGGCATCCCAATGACTCTGCTCCAACCAGAATCTCCTGTGTGCAGGTCTCAGACGACTCTCACATCATGTTCATGAACACCATCCACAACAACCAGTCAGACGTCATCACGCGGAGCTACATCAACATCACCTTCGTGTGCCGCTACCCCCTCAGCTACCGGGTCCAGCAGCCCAGCGGCCAGAACCTGATCAGAGTGGACGTCAGgtagctccgcccacagccgtTCTGGTTCTGAGCTCGTCTGGAGCGTGAAGGTGTGAGCTGGTGTCTGACCGTCTGCAGGAGCATCACTCTGAGCACGGAGGACGGCAACTTCTCCGTGTCCATGCTGCTGTTCAAAGACCGGGCCTTCCAGGACCGCTGGACCACGGTGCCGGCGCTGTCTCTGGACCAGGACATCTTCGTCAAAGTCTTCATGGTATTTCCTGTGTCCTCTGACCCCGCCCACGCTCGCCTGTGACACTTCATTATAGatcaggggcgtcaaactcaaaaaatcaaaacacacctcaggtcgcggccgaacgggataaacatttattaaaacactctaaaacgacatttttaaaacttgttttaacaaaaatatgaataatacaaagacaaacattattcaagaaaaaatcaagataaaccttaaataactttcaatattttactcttattctgtcaaaattatacaagttagaaatgagctcaagaagagacaggaacatagagtgacctataagagtggaggtagaagcacacagatagactacatcttgtgtagacggtgtaatctgaaggagatcagtgactgtaaagtagtggttggtgagagtgtttccagacagcacaggatggtggtgtgtaggatgactctggtggtgaagaagatgaagaaagagagggcaaaggcagagaagaggacaaactggtggaagctgaaaaaagaagattgttgcatgacttttaagaaacagttgaaacaggctctgggtggtcaggaggtactcccagatgactggataactacagctaatgtgatcagggagacaggtaggagtgtacttggtgtgtcatcaggaaagagagttgataaggagacttggtggtggaatgaggaggtgcaggagtgtatacggagtaagagactagctaagaagaagtgggacactgagaggactgaggagagtagacaggagtacagggagatgcagcgtaaggtgaaagtagaggtgtcaaaggccaaacaaagagcttatgatgacttgtacgctaggttgggtagtaaggagggagagactgacctgtacagactagcaaggcagagagatcgagatgggaaggacatgcagcaggttagggtgatcaaggataggaatggtaatgtggtgacaggtgtcagtggtgtaatggaaagatggaaagaatactttgaagagttgatgaatgaagagaatgagagagaacaaagagtagaagaggtgacggtcgtggagcaggaagtaagaaagattagtaaaggtgaagtgagaggggctttgaagaggatgaagagtggaaaggctcttggtcctgatgatatacctgtggaggtatggaagtgtctaggagagatggcagtggagtttttgaccgggttgttcaacaggatcttaggtggtgagaagatgcctgaggaatggaggagaagtgtgatggtgcccatttttaagaatttcccCTGAAGGGGGAAGCAAAagaagataacattgggtcattaataacaataaaataaaatgatctggagggcctgatccggcccccgggccttgactttgacacatgtgattttAGATTGAATATGGGAGAATCAAGTTAAAAAGTTTATGGCTAAAAATGAGCTTAAACCccaataaaatcaattattattcataagtttgtgattaaattaaaaatcctcaaaccaactttttctgattataaaaaacacaacaaaggatttaaactaaacaaacctGAAAACTCATTTATGGTTTACTAGTTTTCTTAGTGAAgttcaatttaattaattatgaattatatttACATGAGAAAAACTTGTATTGTTCAATTCAGAAACTCAAAATACTCAGAACAACACCAGCCAGATTCTTTATTCAGTCCATTTCAGTCattcttgtgtgtttgtgtccacaTGTGTATCCGTGTCTTTGTGTCCACATGTGTATCCGTGTGTTTGTGTCCACATGTGTATCCGTGTCTTTGTGTCCACATGTGTATCCGTGTCTTTGTGTCCACATGTGTATCCGTGTCTTTGTGTACCAGCTTCCAGCTGATCTGGTTCTGCGCATCGAGAGCTGCTGGGCCACTCCGAACCGCGACCCGTTCAGCAACATCCAGTACACCTTCATCAGAGACGGGTGAGGCTGCTGCTCCAATCTGAAACCAGAGacaggtcatgtgaccttcatGCCCTCTGCGTGCCAGATGAGGCGGAGTTTGTCATGGGGGCGTGTCTATGGAGCTGAATGGgaacaatattattttaaaccaaataacatccatccatcttcttaaccgcttcttccctttcggggtcgcgggggtgctggagcctatcccggctgctgatgggcgaaggcggggtacaccctggacaggtctccagtctgtctcagggcctcaatcacacacattcactctcacatccacacctagggacaatgtAGAGTCACCAAGTAACctaagaagcatgtttttggacggtgggaggaagccggagtccccggtgaaaacccacgcatgcacggggagaacatgcaaactccacacagaaaggtcccagccgggagtcgaactggggccttctcgctgtgaggcgagagcgctaaccactgcgccaccgtgcagcccaaccaaataacacaaattataaaaatgttgatgtttggcccaaaagaaaaaaaaacatttccaaaactttttgctcgTCCTAAATAAACAtagttattttcagcttcaaatgttctgattttgaggtttaaaaactcaaaatgtcagtttcaaaactttttttttaattaaaatctttttcttcagtttcaatttttttcaatttcaaatctgaaaatgtcagtttcaaaacttttggccacgttgtggcgcgttggggcgtggctaacatgaaggaccaatcaaaatcaacgATGGCGGTGACTTCAgtcgtggtgcgttcagggactctgagaactgtgattaTTACAGCCTGAAAATGTCTGTTTGGTCTGAACTATCTGAAGTAGTTCATAGACAGGGGTAAAAAGCGGTTTTAAGGCGTCCAAACCGCCGTTCTAGCCCGTCCAGCACGCCATCTTATCGTGTTACAGTCTTTATGTCTGAATAAAGTGGCAGGAACACGGCAGGAGCTCCTGCAGAACGTCAGCTGGAGCCTCACAGTAAACGTTCTTCATGTTCACTGTCTTTTTCCTTTGATgacttttattattgtcttaaatGTTCCTCATgctcttctttttaatttttacgaGTTTATattacatgaataaattaagACAAATATCTAAACAGACGTCCTTTACCTCCATACGGGTGACCTGCCCGTTTCCCTCCTCAGCTGCCCCTTGCTGGAGGACCGACAGACTCTGGGCGTCCTGAAGAACGGCGAGGGCGCCGACGCCACGTTCCGAATACAGATGTTTAAGTTTGTGGGCGGCTCCTACACCGACGTCTTCCTCCACTGCAACGTGCAGATCTGCCACGGCGGCCGGGGGGGCGTGTCGGCCGGTGAGTCAGCCGGAGGCGGGCTCGGACACGCTCGGAGCCGGCGGCCGCAGAGCGTTCTTAGCCTCAGAGGTGACGGCGTCTTCTGCTCTGTCAGCAGAACTGTTCCTCTGATGACGGCGTCCTGAGAACCCGGAGGGACCTGCCTCCGTCCCACACCGTCTCCTACGGGCCAATCAGGCGACTGCTCACCGACAGGGACACGCCCAATCTGAGTATGCCTCtgtctgagctgcagctgcgCACACGCCTCCCGCTCACTGGCCTGTCCCTCTGCAGATGCTGCTGGACTTCCTGCGGTGGAGACCTTGGTCCTGGGGGGGCTGCTGGGGGTCCTGCTGCTGATCACCGCGGCGCTGGGCCGGCTCTGGCTGCGCTCGCGGCGCTTTTACCCCCCCCTCGAGGCGCAGCTAACCCTGTCCAACATCCACCACATGTCTGAGGTGGCCTCGTGAGGAAAGTGTGCGCGCCAGCAGACGCCGTCTGAGACGCCAGCAGACGCCCGTCTGAGACGCCAGCAGACGCCCGTCTGCGCGACAGCAGACGCCGTCTGAGACGCCAGCAGACGCCGTCTGAGACGCCAGCAGACGCCCGTCTGAGACGCCAGCAGACGCCCGTCTGAGACGCCAGCAGACGCGCGTCTGCGCGACAGCAGATCTGTGAATAAACGTCTGATGGAAACCTCTATGTGGTTGATCTGTTCTTTCTCTGCTGCAGGTGACCCCGCCCCCCGTTAGTTTCAGCCCTCTAGGCAGAACAGGAAGGAGGTCAaaccttttattctgaaatggggtctcaaacaggaaatacttttttcagattccccccccccacacacacaggtGTGATCAGATCCTGAATCTACAGGTGAGAAATGCTGCAGGTTCAGTTTCCTGCAGATGTCTTCAGTCTGAGGATCTGGGTGGACCCTGCTCCTCTCCTATGGAAACCCTGttaaaggtcaaaggttaaGGCTGATTTCTGAGGGGTGGTCCTCTCAGGCCTCCGTCTGATCCTCCCCTTAAATCAGAAGTGATGTTCGGGCA
The genomic region above belongs to Oryzias melastigma strain HK-1 linkage group LG22, ASM292280v2, whole genome shotgun sequence and contains:
- the si:dkeyp-110a12.4 gene encoding alpha-tectorin isoform X2, with the translated sequence MAVGALFAWLLLGGTMVAADEAVEEGERRRSSEAGEPLRFGRKLLLWLLLMVEEIFPLEAPSDHLTCDDRLTFPPAELNETVICTNDHMEVLIPAAFFLNKVPPVYVWDLHLNDPECRGVHAGDDYVFSIRTNLSDCGTVTVSDDSHIMFMNTIHNNQSDVITRSYINITFVCRYPLSYRVQQPSGQNLIRVDVRSITLSTEDGNFSVSMLLFKDRAFQDRWTTVPALSLDQDIFVKVFMLPADLVLRIESCWATPNRDPFSNIQYTFIRDGCPLLEDRQTLGVLKNGEGADATFRIQMFKFVGGSYTDVFLHCNVQICHGGRGGVSAELFL
- the si:dkeyp-110a12.4 gene encoding alpha-tectorin isoform X1, with amino-acid sequence MAVGALFAWLLLGGTMVAADEAVEEGERRRSSEAGEPLRFGRKLLLWLLLMVEEIFPLEAPSDHLTCDDRLTFPPAELNETVICTNDHMEVLIPAAFFLNKVPPVYVWDLHLNDPECRGVHAGDDYVFSIRTNLSDCGTVTVSDDSHIMFMNTIHNNQSDVITRSYINITFVCRYPLSYRVQQPSGQNLIRVDVRSITLSTEDGNFSVSMLLFKDRAFQDRWTTVPALSLDQDIFVKVFMLPADLVLRIESCWATPNRDPFSNIQYTFIRDGCPLLEDRQTLGVLKNGEGADATFRIQMFKFVGGSYTDVFLHCNVQICHGGRGGVSAAELFL
- the si:dkeyp-110a12.4 gene encoding alpha-tectorin isoform X3, with translation MAVGALFAWLLLGGTMVAADEAVEEAELNETVICTNDHMEVLIPAAFFLNKVPPVYVWDLHLNDPECRGVHAGDDYVFSIRTNLSDCGTVTVSDDSHIMFMNTIHNNQSDVITRSYINITFVCRYPLSYRVQQPSGQNLIRVDVRSITLSTEDGNFSVSMLLFKDRAFQDRWTTVPALSLDQDIFVKVFMLPADLVLRIESCWATPNRDPFSNIQYTFIRDGCPLLEDRQTLGVLKNGEGADATFRIQMFKFVGGSYTDVFLHCNVQICHGGRGGVSAAELFL
- the si:dkeyp-110a12.4 gene encoding uncharacterized protein si:dkeyp-110a12.4 isoform X5, whose amino-acid sequence is MAVGALFAWLLLGGTMVAADEAVEEGERRRSSEAGEPLRFGRKLLLWLLLMVEEIFPLEAPSDHLTCDDRLTFPPAELNETVICTNDHMEVLIPAAFFLNKVPPVYVWDLHLNDPECRGVHAGDDYVFSIRTNLSDCGTVTVSDDSHIMFMNTIHNNQSDVITRSYINITFVCRYPLSYRVQQPSGQNLIRVDVRSITLSTEDGNFSVSMLLFKDRAFQDRWTTVPALSLDQDIFVKVFMLPLAGGPTDSGRPEERRGRRRHVPNTDV
- the si:dkeyp-110a12.4 gene encoding alpha-tectorin isoform X4 gives rise to the protein MAVGALFAWLLLGGTMVAADEAVEEELNETVICTNDHMEVLIPAAFFLNKVPPVYVWDLHLNDPECRGVHAGDDYVFSIRTNLSDCGTVTVSDDSHIMFMNTIHNNQSDVITRSYINITFVCRYPLSYRVQQPSGQNLIRVDVRSITLSTEDGNFSVSMLLFKDRAFQDRWTTVPALSLDQDIFVKVFMLPADLVLRIESCWATPNRDPFSNIQYTFIRDGCPLLEDRQTLGVLKNGEGADATFRIQMFKFVGGSYTDVFLHCNVQICHGGRGGVSAAELFL